The following are encoded together in the Acipenser ruthenus chromosome 24, fAciRut3.2 maternal haplotype, whole genome shotgun sequence genome:
- the LOC117429282 gene encoding RNA-binding protein MEX3B-like codes for MPSSLFADMDRNGSSGETHEDQRALQIALELSLLGLDNDDNSVYDNEPRRKSVNMTECVPVPSSEHVAEIVGRQGCKIKALRAKTNTYIKTPVRGDEPVFVVTGRREDVAMARREIISAAEHFSMIRASRNKNSSLNGAATVPGPPNLPGQTTIQVRVPYRVVGLVVGPKGATIKRIQQQTHTYIVTPSRDKEPVFEVTGMPENVDRAREEIEAHIAVRTGGLIELTDENDFHANGTDVGFELHGPGSLWSKPTPSMTPHAGRKPFSNYRNDSSSSLGSASTDSYFGNNSSSRPADYSPADYSPPSPALSYTASNNGNNNNNNNNVNVHGNGNGFIYGSDVISPDCTDLTFDSPPGFDPAPAPPGSTLIWSQYERNVATSTTTATTTAIYPTSASTNANGIIANQRRVNGVGCTAKPRLSPPLHHVTGVVDHPLARRVRSDPGGGGLGFPGYTSNGLSSGIGSLSGSPLSGVPSDSSSSSSSSSSSSTSSGTGRKGSRDCSVCFESEVIAALVPCGHNLFCMECANRICEKNEPKCPVCHAAVSQAIRIFS; via the exons ATGCCAAGCTCACTTTTTGCCGACATGGACAGGAACGGAAGCAGCGGGGAGACCCACGAGGACCAAAGAGCCCTGCAGATAGCACTGGAGCTTTCTTTGCTCGGTTTGGACAACGATGACAATTCCGTCTACGATAACGAACCGAGAAGAAAGAGCGTCAACATGACCGAGTGCGTCCCAGTTCCAAGCTCAGAGCATGTAGCCGAAATTGTCGGAAGGCAAG GATGTAAAATCAAAGCTCTCAGAGCTAAGACCAACACCTATATCAAGACCCCAGTGCGTGGGGATGAGCCAGTCTTTGTTGTGACTGGCAGAAGGGAAGATGTAGCAATGGCCAGGAGGGAAATCATCTCAGCCGCAGAGCATTTCTCCATGATCCGAGCCTCCAGGAATAAAAACAGCAGCTTGAACGGGGCTGCCACAGTCCCGGGGCCACCCAACCTGCCCGGGCAGACCACCATCCAGGTGCGGGTGCCCTACAGAGTGGTGGGGCTGGTGGTGGGGCCCAAGGGGGCGACCATCAAACGCATCCAGCAGCAGACACACACCTACATCGTCACTCCGAGCAGGGATAAAGAGCCAGTCTTTGAGGTCACGGGCATGCCTGAGAACGTGGACCGAGCCCGGGAGGAGATCGAAGCGCACATCGCCGTGCGCACTGGGGGTCTGATCGAGCTGACAGACGAGAACGACTTCCACGCCAATGGCACCGATGTGGGATTTGAGCTTCATGGCCCAGGGAGCCTGTGGAGCAAGCCCACGCCCAGCATGACCCCCCATGCCGGCCGCAAGCCTTTCTCCAACTACCGCAATGACAGCTCCAGCTCTCTGGGGAGTGCCTCCACAGACTCCTACTTTGGGAACAACAGCAGTTCCAGGCCGGCAGATTACAGCCCAGCAGATTACAGCCCGCCAAGCCCTGCCTTGAGCTACACCGCTTCAAACAatggcaacaacaacaacaacaacaacaacgttaACGTCCATGGCAATGGGAATGGATTTATCTATGGGAGTGATGTCATTTCCCCAGATTGCACTGACTTGACCTTCGACTCTCCGCCAGGGTTTGACCCCGCACCTGCCCCACCCGGGTCAACCCTGATCTGGTCCCAGTACGAACGCAACGTGGCCACTTCTACCAccaccgccaccaccactgccatcTATCCAACCAGTGCTTCCACTAACGCCAACGGGATCATTGCGAACCAGAGACGGGTGAACGGCGTGGGGTGCACCGCCAAGCCTCGGCTCTCCCCTCCCTTGCACCACGTCACCGGGGTTGTAGACCATCCTCTGGCACGCAGAGTGCGCAGTGATCCTGGAGGTGGAGGCCTCGGCTTCCCTGGTTATACCAGCAACGGGCTTTCCAGTGGCATTGGCTCTCTCTCGGGGTCCCCCCTGTCTGGGGTCCCCTCTGATTCCTCTTCCTCGAGCTCTTCGTCCAGCTCCTCCTCTACCTCGTCTGGTACAGGGAGGAAGGGCAGCCGGGATTGCTCGGTTTGCTTTGAGAGCGAAGTGATCGCAGCCCTGGTCCCATGTGGCCACAACTTGTTCTGCATGGAATGTGCGAACCGCATCTGTGAGAAAAACGAGCCCAAATGCCCCGTCTGCCACGCTGCAGTTTCTCAGGCTATACGTATATtttcataa